A stretch of Coxiella endosymbiont of Amblyomma sculptum DNA encodes these proteins:
- the trxA gene encoding thioredoxin: protein MSKYVYSTSDENFEKDVLESDGSVLIDFWADWCQPCRVVAPILEETAEEYDGRVKVFKMNVDDNTKIPDRYGIRGIPSLLIFRNGDVIARKVGVLNKSQLVSFLNENLYYSQ from the coding sequence ATGAGTAAATATGTATACTCTACATCTGATGAGAATTTCGAGAAAGATGTACTTGAATCGGACGGTTCTGTTCTTATCGATTTTTGGGCCGATTGGTGTCAACCGTGTAGAGTAGTTGCTCCAATTTTAGAAGAAACAGCTGAAGAATATGATGGTCGTGTTAAGGTATTTAAGATGAACGTAGATGATAATACTAAAATTCCAGATAGATATGGAATAAGAGGAATACCTAGTCTTTTAATCTTTCGAAATGGAGATGTAATTGCCAGAAAAGTAGGTGTACTGAACAAATCGCAGTTAGTTTCTTTTTTGAACGAGAACTTGTATTATTCTCAATAG
- the ruvX gene encoding Holliday junction resolvase RuvX, whose amino-acid sequence MVLGFDFGLKRIGIAVGQTLTRSAHPNTILKSKNGIPWKQINEIIKIWEIDTLVVGIPYNMDGSEQFVTYAARKFANTLRSKTDLPVYTVDERLTTVEARKLYFNRKKNFKFPKQFDSYAAKIILEQWLQENTDPPK is encoded by the coding sequence ATGGTACTAGGATTTGATTTTGGTTTAAAGCGTATTGGAATTGCTGTAGGTCAAACGTTGACTCGATCGGCACATCCTAACACTATCTTAAAGTCTAAAAATGGGATTCCTTGGAAACAAATAAATGAGATTATTAAAATATGGGAAATCGATACTCTCGTAGTTGGAATTCCGTATAATATGGACGGTTCAGAACAGTTTGTTACTTACGCCGCACGTAAATTTGCAAATACATTACGGTCGAAAACAGATCTTCCGGTTTATACGGTAGACGAACGCCTTACGACTGTTGAAGCTAGAAAATTGTATTTCAATCGGAAAAAAAATTTTAAATTTCCCAAACAATTTGATAGTTATGCCGCCAAGATCATCTTGGAACAATGGTTACAGGAAAATACAGATCCACCGAAATAA
- the pckA gene encoding phosphoenolpyruvate carboxykinase (ATP): MNRIASQSVYTDLSIDKLIRHAILNGEGKLSSTGALAVRTGNRTGRSPEDRFIVNDAVTVDQIQWGKVNQPIESSVFDRLWNRANSYLSKRSQYVSHLQVGSDKHFFLPIQVITELAWHNLFACSLFTKPNRNVRKKPEWVMLNVPGLKTNSEKDQVHSDGVVIINFSRRRVLLIGMLYAGEMKKAMFTVLNYLLPPQDILPMHCAANADKCGNNVALFFGLSGTGKTTLSSDANRFLIGDDEHGWSREGVFNFEGGCYAKCIDLSKDQEPTIWEAIRYGAIMENVVLQSGNRADYGDARLTQNTRVAYPLKHVVSRVEDNVGSPPSAVVFLTCDLYGILPAVSLLTKEQSVYYFLSGYTALIGGTEIKSTTEVKEVKPIFSTCFGEPFFPRPPIVYAELLVKRLEETKCQVYLVNTGWTGGSYAEGGARFPISVTRSIINSILAGKVKNQPTENLRGFNLAIPKSIPGIEDKILHPRQTWADVKAYDVKALALIKKFQENFLKFQVTDAVQQSGPIIGEICS; encoded by the coding sequence ATGAATCGAATCGCTTCGCAATCTGTCTACACAGATCTTTCTATTGATAAGCTCATTCGGCATGCCATTCTGAATGGAGAAGGAAAGTTGAGTTCAACAGGAGCTCTGGCCGTTAGAACAGGCAATCGAACAGGGCGTTCTCCTGAAGATCGCTTCATTGTTAATGATGCAGTAACAGTTGATCAGATTCAGTGGGGAAAAGTCAATCAACCCATTGAATCTTCGGTGTTCGACCGGTTGTGGAATCGAGCAAATTCTTATCTTTCCAAACGTTCTCAATACGTTTCTCATTTACAAGTGGGTTCGGATAAGCATTTTTTTCTTCCGATACAGGTAATTACTGAATTGGCTTGGCACAATCTGTTCGCGTGTAGTCTTTTTACTAAGCCCAATAGAAACGTCAGAAAAAAACCTGAATGGGTTATGCTAAATGTACCCGGACTAAAAACGAATTCGGAAAAGGACCAAGTACACAGTGACGGAGTTGTTATAATTAATTTTTCACGACGTCGTGTTCTTTTGATAGGTATGCTCTACGCGGGTGAAATGAAGAAAGCAATGTTTACAGTACTAAATTATCTTTTGCCCCCCCAAGACATCTTGCCTATGCATTGTGCTGCAAATGCTGATAAATGTGGTAATAATGTCGCTTTATTTTTTGGATTGTCTGGAACTGGAAAGACAACTTTATCTTCGGACGCAAATCGATTTTTAATTGGAGACGACGAACATGGATGGAGTCGTGAAGGTGTCTTCAATTTTGAAGGAGGTTGCTATGCTAAGTGCATTGATCTATCCAAAGATCAAGAGCCTACAATCTGGGAAGCCATTCGTTACGGAGCTATTATGGAAAATGTAGTTTTGCAATCTGGTAATCGTGCCGATTATGGTGACGCACGTCTAACACAAAATACACGGGTCGCGTATCCTTTAAAACATGTTGTCTCACGCGTCGAAGACAATGTAGGATCTCCGCCCAGTGCAGTAGTCTTTTTAACCTGTGATTTGTATGGTATCTTACCTGCCGTTTCTCTACTTACGAAAGAACAGTCTGTATATTATTTTTTAAGCGGCTACACAGCTCTAATAGGTGGTACAGAAATTAAAAGTACTACAGAAGTGAAAGAAGTGAAACCTATCTTTAGTACTTGCTTTGGAGAGCCATTTTTTCCCCGTCCTCCTATAGTATACGCAGAATTGCTTGTAAAACGTCTTGAAGAAACAAAATGTCAAGTATATCTTGTTAATACAGGTTGGACAGGGGGTTCTTATGCAGAAGGAGGCGCCCGATTTCCAATTTCCGTAACTCGTTCTATTATTAATTCCATACTTGCAGGGAAAGTAAAAAACCAGCCTACAGAAAATTTGAGAGGATTTAATTTAGCGATTCCTAAATCGATCCCGGGAATAGAAGATAAGATCTTGCATCCTCGGCAAACTTGGGCGGATGTCAAAGCGTACGATGTAAAAGCTCTCGCACTAATCAAAAAATTTCAAGAAAACTTTCTTAAGTTTCAAGTAACGGATGCTGTTCAACAATCGGGGCCTATAATTGGTGAGATATGTAGCTAG
- a CDS encoding YggS family pyridoxal phosphate-dependent enzyme has product MTVSTNIKNIRKEIRAAERQYGRKPNSIILLAVSKSQATDKLKTAIFEGQTSFGENYVQEALPKMRDLHNYHLEWHFIGSIQSNKTRTIASHFSWVHSVSRLKIAEQLNKYRMSELSPLNICIQVNLSNEKNKSGINLTDLPKFAAEINNFERLRLRGIMAIPAYVGDFSAQKHEFEKIKNTQKQLAKKGIVLDTLSMGMTHDFRAAIAAGSTMLRIGTGVFGLRN; this is encoded by the coding sequence ATGACTGTATCTACAAATATTAAGAACATCAGAAAAGAGATTCGTGCAGCAGAAAGACAATATGGGCGGAAACCAAACTCTATCATTCTATTAGCTGTTAGCAAATCGCAAGCCACTGATAAATTAAAAACAGCAATTTTTGAAGGACAAACAAGTTTCGGTGAAAATTACGTTCAGGAAGCTTTACCTAAGATGCGTGACCTACACAATTACCATCTAGAGTGGCATTTTATCGGGTCAATTCAATCTAACAAAACTCGTACTATTGCTTCCCACTTTTCGTGGGTACACAGTGTTTCTCGATTAAAAATCGCGGAACAATTGAATAAATATCGAATGTCAGAGTTGTCTCCTCTAAACATTTGTATCCAAGTTAATCTCAGTAACGAAAAAAACAAGAGTGGTATTAATCTTACTGACTTACCAAAATTCGCTGCCGAAATAAACAATTTCGAGAGATTGCGACTGCGTGGTATAATGGCTATTCCGGCTTATGTGGGAGATTTTAGTGCACAGAAACACGAATTTGAAAAAATAAAAAATACCCAAAAACAGTTAGCAAAAAAAGGTATTGTATTGGATACGTTATCGATGGGAATGACACATGATTTCCGAGCGGCTATCGCAGCAGGTAGCACGATGTTGCGTATCGGTACGGGTGTTTTTGGTCTACGAAATTGA
- a CDS encoding YqgE/AlgH family protein, with product MLKTNFLSNYFLVAMPQLNDFNFTQSVVYISEHDYKGALGIIVNKPLQVTLDNVLEHLNIKLNVPNIGEHPILMGGPISQENGFIIYEKQIGNKNKKDQLVVSTSKETLEAIANNEGPSNFLIALGYSEWASGQLEQEISQNDWLVVPYDQIILFETPLKQRWKKAASLIGIDINQLSDQVGHA from the coding sequence ATGCTAAAAACGAATTTTTTATCAAATTATTTCTTAGTGGCTATGCCGCAATTGAATGATTTTAATTTTACCCAATCTGTTGTGTATATTTCTGAACATGATTATAAAGGAGCACTAGGAATCATTGTCAATAAACCTTTGCAAGTGACTTTGGACAATGTATTAGAACACTTAAATATTAAACTCAACGTTCCAAACATTGGGGAACATCCCATCTTGATGGGGGGTCCGATAAGTCAGGAAAACGGTTTTATTATTTACGAAAAACAAATTGGAAATAAAAATAAAAAGGATCAACTTGTTGTATCTACTTCTAAAGAGACTTTAGAAGCCATCGCCAACAATGAAGGTCCTAGCAATTTTTTGATTGCTTTAGGCTACTCTGAATGGGCATCGGGTCAATTGGAACAAGAAATTTCGCAGAACGATTGGTTAGTCGTGCCTTATGATCAGATTATTTTATTTGAAACTCCTTTAAAGCAGAGATGGAAAAAAGCGGCATCTCTTATTGGAATTGATATCAATCAACTGTCTGACCAAGTGGGGCATGCCTAA
- a CDS encoding aspartate carbamoyltransferase catalytic subunit → MEKKDFRHLLSMQSLTRCQINLILQRANDFLSDVKENRTFDTLIGQVVAHLFFETSTRTRNSFEIAAKRLGAIVLTPDLKVSSLKKGETVLDMVKNLQAMGVRFFIVRHTEKNQPRILAEQLKYSVVINAGDGNHQHPTQGIIDLMTIHQYKKHWKELCVTIIGDICHSRVANSLIEGLLIMGVSEIRLSGPSQLLPKKITDPRIKKFPILETSLINSDVIVVLRLQKERHNNPIKTNTFRRLYGLTSTRLALARSDAIVMHPSPINRDIEITSEVADSGQSVILQQVQNGVAVRMAVLELLS, encoded by the coding sequence ATGGAAAAGAAAGATTTTCGTCATCTATTAAGTATGCAGTCGCTCACTCGTTGTCAAATTAATCTAATTCTACAAAGAGCTAACGATTTTCTTTCCGATGTTAAAGAAAACAGAACTTTCGATACGTTGATAGGACAAGTAGTCGCTCATTTATTTTTTGAAACTAGCACTCGTACACGTAATTCCTTTGAAATTGCGGCAAAAAGATTAGGGGCCATTGTTCTAACTCCTGATCTTAAAGTTTCTTCTCTGAAGAAAGGAGAAACTGTCTTGGATATGGTTAAAAATTTGCAAGCTATGGGAGTACGTTTTTTTATTGTTCGTCACACTGAAAAAAACCAACCAAGAATACTAGCGGAACAACTAAAATATAGTGTGGTTATTAACGCTGGAGATGGAAATCATCAACACCCTACACAAGGGATCATTGATTTAATGACTATCCACCAATATAAGAAACATTGGAAAGAATTATGTGTCACCATCATCGGGGATATTTGCCACTCGAGAGTGGCAAATTCCTTAATAGAGGGATTGCTAATCATGGGCGTGTCTGAAATTCGACTTTCTGGTCCTTCTCAGTTGTTGCCGAAAAAGATTACGGATCCTCGTATTAAAAAATTTCCAATATTAGAAACAAGTCTGATTAATAGTGATGTTATAGTCGTTCTTCGTTTACAAAAAGAACGACACAATAATCCCATAAAAACAAACACTTTTCGTCGATTATATGGTTTGACATCTACAAGACTAGCACTAGCTAGATCAGATGCAATTGTTATGCATCCAAGCCCAATTAATCGAGACATTGAAATTACTTCAGAAGTTGCTGACAGTGGGCAATCGGTCATTTTACAGCAAGTACAAAACGGGGTGGCTGTTCGAATGGCAGTTTTAGAATTACTTTCTTAG
- the aroD gene encoding type I 3-dehydroquinate dehydratase codes for MNDENVVCISVVGRTLESFLLQLKKSQELSNFVELRVDWIQNINVMKLNAIARNTNKKSILCCRSRSEGGNFKGTFEKKNEILQMGNTLGFDYLDIDLVTANRITIHNKKSKFILSYHNFVETPDLKNLEMIMMHMRNFNPDVLKISVMINSQIDVKILFQLLLNKRKDENVIVLGMGKKGRIVRLLAPLFGGYLTFSSLEEETQSAPGQIPYRMMKKFYRNLKKILH; via the coding sequence ATGAATGATGAAAATGTGGTGTGCATCTCAGTAGTTGGAAGGACTCTCGAATCTTTTTTACTACAACTTAAAAAATCTCAAGAATTATCAAATTTTGTAGAATTGCGCGTAGATTGGATTCAGAATATAAATGTTATGAAACTCAATGCTATCGCAAGAAACACCAATAAAAAATCTATCTTATGCTGTCGTTCTAGATCGGAAGGAGGAAATTTCAAAGGTACTTTCGAGAAGAAAAACGAAATTTTGCAAATGGGAAATACACTCGGATTCGATTATTTGGACATTGATCTTGTTACGGCAAATAGAATCACCATTCATAATAAAAAATCTAAATTTATCCTTTCTTATCATAATTTTGTGGAAACTCCAGATCTAAAGAATCTTGAAATGATCATGATGCATATGCGGAATTTTAATCCAGATGTTTTAAAAATTTCGGTTATGATAAACAGTCAAATTGATGTGAAGATTCTATTTCAGTTACTACTTAATAAGAGAAAAGATGAAAATGTCATTGTATTAGGAATGGGGAAAAAAGGCAGGATAGTTCGATTATTAGCTCCATTGTTTGGAGGATATTTGACTTTTTCCTCTCTTGAAGAGGAAACACAATCAGCACCTGGACAGATTCCCTATCGAATGATGAAGAAGTTTTATAGAAATCTTAAAAAGATTTTACACTAA
- a CDS encoding NGG1p interacting factor NIF3, which yields MYKFSFYVPIDHLEPIKTALFKAGAGRLSNYDCCAWQTLGTGQYRPLSSSQPYVGTHDRIEIVEEYLVEMVCEDQYIQNVVKELLRVHPYEIPSYAVWKIDLCMKRNKEGDSN from the coding sequence GTGTATAAGTTTTCTTTTTACGTTCCAATAGATCATTTAGAACCGATCAAAACTGCTTTATTCAAAGCTGGGGCTGGCCGGTTAAGCAATTATGATTGCTGTGCATGGCAAACTTTAGGAACAGGACAGTATCGCCCTCTGAGTTCTAGTCAACCTTACGTAGGTACTCATGATCGAATCGAAATTGTTGAAGAATATTTAGTAGAAATGGTTTGCGAAGATCAATACATACAAAATGTAGTGAAAGAGTTATTGCGCGTTCATCCATACGAGATTCCATCTTATGCAGTATGGAAAATAGATCTTTGTATGAAAAGAAATAAAGAAGGAGACAGTAATTAA
- the rho gene encoding transcription termination factor Rho, producing MNLTELKQKSVPELMKIAQLMSLEHVSRSRKQDIIFAVLKSHAKKGEDIFGNGVLEILQDGFGFLRSSDSSYLAGPDDIYVSPSQIRRFNLRTGDTVSGKIRPPKEGERYFALLQVNEINLEKPEASKGKILFENLTPLFPDEQIQMEMGNGSTEDITARIIDLVAPIGKGQRGLIVSPPKAGKTMMLQNIAHSITGSHPECMLIVLLIDERPEEVTEMDRSVKGEVVASTFDEPASRHVQVAEMVIEKAKRLVEHKKDVVILLDSITRLARAYNTVIPASGKVLTGGVDANALQRPKRFFGAARNIEECGSLTIIATTLIETGSKMDDVIYEEFKGTGNMEIHLDRRIAEKRTFPAININRSGTRREELMMRQDILQKVWILRKILQPMDEVAASEFLIDRLKLTKTNNDFFDSMKG from the coding sequence ATGAACTTAACTGAGCTTAAACAAAAATCAGTTCCAGAATTAATGAAAATTGCCCAATTGATGAGTTTAGAGCATGTATCGCGTTCTCGAAAACAAGACATTATTTTTGCGGTCTTAAAATCACATGCTAAAAAAGGAGAGGATATTTTTGGAAACGGTGTTTTGGAAATTCTCCAAGATGGTTTTGGATTTTTACGTTCCTCCGATAGTTCTTATTTAGCCGGTCCTGATGATATCTATGTTTCTCCTAGTCAAATTCGAAGATTCAATTTGCGTACTGGGGATACTGTTTCTGGGAAAATTCGCCCTCCTAAAGAGGGAGAACGTTATTTTGCTTTATTACAAGTTAACGAAATTAATTTGGAAAAACCCGAAGCTTCTAAAGGAAAGATTCTTTTTGAGAATCTCACACCGCTTTTTCCAGATGAACAAATTCAAATGGAAATGGGAAATGGCAGTACAGAAGACATTACCGCTCGAATTATTGACTTAGTTGCACCTATTGGAAAAGGACAACGAGGTTTGATTGTATCACCTCCTAAAGCTGGAAAAACAATGATGTTACAAAATATTGCCCATTCTATCACCGGTAGTCATCCTGAATGCATGCTAATTGTATTGTTGATTGATGAACGTCCAGAAGAAGTGACGGAAATGGATCGTTCTGTAAAAGGAGAAGTTGTAGCTAGTACTTTTGACGAACCTGCTTCACGTCATGTACAAGTAGCAGAAATGGTCATTGAGAAAGCAAAACGACTTGTAGAGCATAAAAAAGATGTTGTTATTTTGCTTGATTCTATCACTCGTTTAGCGCGCGCTTACAATACTGTGATTCCAGCTTCAGGAAAAGTCTTAACTGGTGGTGTAGATGCAAACGCGCTGCAAAGACCTAAGCGTTTTTTTGGAGCTGCACGTAATATTGAAGAGTGTGGCAGCTTAACGATTATCGCAACTACTTTAATTGAGACTGGATCTAAAATGGATGATGTGATTTATGAGGAGTTCAAAGGGACAGGTAATATGGAGATTCATTTGGATCGTAGAATTGCTGAGAAACGAACGTTTCCTGCTATTAATATCAATCGATCTGGAACGCGAAGAGAAGAATTGATGATGAGACAGGATATTTTACAAAAAGTATGGATTCTTCGCAAGATTCTTCAACCTATGGACGAGGTGGCGGCAAGCGAATTTTTAATTGATCGATTAAAATTGACAAAAACAAACAACGATTTCTTCGATTCAATGAAAGGATAA